From a single Cupriavidus oxalaticus genomic region:
- a CDS encoding conjugal transfer protein TrbD, with amino-acid sequence MALRAIPIRRAGNRENLFMGGDRELVMFSGLLAGALIFSAQEVRATVFGIALWFGALFALRLMAKADPKLRHVYLRHRRYKPYYPARSTPFRDNTPSQGKQYK; translated from the coding sequence ATGGCTCTGCGCGCGATCCCCATCCGTAGGGCCGGCAACCGAGAAAACCTGTTCATGGGCGGGGATCGTGAGCTGGTGATGTTCTCGGGCCTGCTGGCCGGCGCGCTGATTTTCAGCGCCCAAGAAGTGAGGGCAACGGTGTTCGGCATCGCCTTGTGGTTCGGCGCGCTCTTCGCGCTGCGCCTCATGGCGAAGGCCGATCCGAAGCTGCGACACGTGTACCTGCGGCACCGCCGGTACAAGCCGTACTACCCGGCTCGCAGCACGCCCTTCCGTGACAACACGCCGAGTCAAGGGAAGCAATACAAATGA
- a CDS encoding VirB4 family type IV secretion/conjugal transfer ATPase, with amino-acid sequence MIEAIAIAIAVLGAVLLLILFARIRAVDAELKLKKHRAKDAGLADLLNYAAVVDDGVIVGKNGSFMAAWLYKGDDNASSTEEQREMVSFRINQALAGLGNGWMVHVDAVRRPAPNYSERGVSSFPDSVSFAIDEERRRLFEGLGAMFEGYFVLTVTWFPPVLAQRKFVELMFDDDAVAPDHTARTTGLIAQFKREITSLESRLSSAVKMTRLRGQKVVSEEGREVTHDDFLSWLQFCVTGLHHPVMLPSNPMYLDAVIGGQELWGGVVPKIGRKFIQVVAIEGFPLESTPGVLSALAELPSEYRWSSRFIFMDQHESLKHLDKFRKKWKQKIRGFFDQVFNTNTGSINQDAAAMVGDAEAAIAEVNSGLVAAGYYTSVVVLMDEDRERLAASALLVEKAVNRLAFAARIETINTLDAYLGSLPGHGVENVRRPLINTMNLADLLPTSSIWTGSATAPCPMYPPLSPALMHCVTVGATPFRLNLHVRDLGHTFMFGPTGAGKSTHLGIIAAQLRRYAGMSIYAFDKGMSMYPLAAGIRAATKGKSGLHFTVAADDDRLAFCPLQFLETKGDRAWAMEWIDTILALNGVNTTPAQRNEIGNAIMSMHASGARTLSEFSVTIQDEAIREAIKQYTVDGSMGHLLDAEEDGLSLSDFTVFEIEELMNLGEKFALPVLLYLFRRIERALKGQPSVIILDEAWLMLGHPAFRAKIREWLKVLRKANCLVLMATQSLSDAANSGILDVIVESTATKIFLPNVYARDEDTSALYRRMGLNARQIEILATAIPKRQYYYVSENGRRLYDLALGPMALAFVGASDKESVATIKSLEAKFGHEWVHEWLAGRGLNLNDYLEAA; translated from the coding sequence ATGATCGAAGCAATCGCAATTGCCATTGCTGTGCTCGGTGCGGTTCTGTTGCTCATCCTCTTTGCCCGCATCCGGGCTGTCGATGCCGAGCTGAAGCTCAAGAAGCATCGCGCCAAGGATGCCGGCCTGGCCGATCTGCTCAATTACGCCGCCGTGGTCGATGACGGCGTGATCGTGGGCAAGAACGGCTCCTTTATGGCCGCCTGGCTGTACAAGGGTGATGACAACGCCAGCAGCACCGAGGAACAGCGGGAAATGGTGTCGTTCCGCATCAACCAGGCCCTGGCGGGCCTGGGGAACGGCTGGATGGTGCATGTCGATGCTGTGCGTCGGCCTGCGCCGAACTACTCGGAGCGGGGCGTGTCATCGTTCCCCGACTCCGTTTCCTTCGCCATTGACGAGGAACGCCGGCGCTTGTTCGAGGGCCTGGGCGCGATGTTCGAGGGCTACTTTGTCCTGACCGTCACGTGGTTCCCGCCAGTGCTGGCCCAGCGCAAGTTTGTCGAACTCATGTTCGATGACGATGCGGTGGCTCCCGACCATACGGCGCGCACTACGGGCCTGATTGCGCAGTTCAAGCGCGAGATCACCAGCCTGGAATCGCGCCTGTCCTCGGCGGTCAAGATGACGCGCCTGCGCGGCCAAAAAGTCGTGTCGGAAGAGGGCAGGGAAGTCACGCACGATGACTTCCTGAGCTGGTTGCAGTTCTGCGTGACGGGCCTCCATCACCCGGTCATGCTGCCCAGCAATCCGATGTACCTCGATGCGGTAATCGGCGGGCAAGAGCTGTGGGGCGGCGTCGTGCCCAAGATCGGGCGCAAGTTCATCCAGGTGGTCGCCATCGAAGGCTTCCCCTTGGAGTCAACGCCTGGGGTGCTCTCGGCCCTGGCCGAGCTGCCCAGCGAATACCGCTGGTCGAGCCGCTTCATCTTCATGGATCAGCACGAGTCCTTGAAGCACCTGGACAAGTTCCGCAAGAAGTGGAAGCAGAAGATTCGCGGCTTCTTCGATCAGGTGTTCAACACGAATACCGGCTCGATCAACCAGGACGCGGCCGCGATGGTCGGCGACGCCGAGGCGGCCATCGCCGAGGTCAACAGCGGCTTGGTGGCGGCCGGCTACTACACCAGCGTAGTCGTGCTGATGGACGAGGATCGGGAGCGCCTGGCGGCCTCCGCGCTCCTGGTCGAGAAGGCCGTCAACCGCCTGGCCTTCGCGGCCCGTATCGAGACGATCAACACGCTCGATGCGTACCTGGGCAGCTTGCCCGGCCACGGCGTCGAGAACGTGCGCCGGCCGCTCATCAACACGATGAACCTGGCCGACCTGCTGCCGACAAGCTCGATCTGGACGGGCAGCGCCACGGCTCCGTGCCCGATGTACCCGCCGCTGTCGCCGGCGCTCATGCACTGCGTGACGGTGGGCGCTACGCCGTTCCGCCTGAACCTGCACGTGCGCGACCTGGGCCACACCTTCATGTTCGGCCCGACCGGCGCAGGCAAATCGACGCACCTGGGCATCATCGCCGCGCAGCTCCGTCGCTACGCCGGCATGTCGATCTACGCCTTCGACAAGGGCATGTCGATGTACCCACTCGCGGCCGGCATCCGCGCGGCCACGAAGGGCAAGAGCGGCCTGCATTTCACGGTGGCCGCCGACGATGACCGCCTGGCGTTCTGCCCGCTCCAGTTCCTCGAAACGAAGGGGGATAGGGCCTGGGCGATGGAGTGGATCGACACCATCCTGGCGTTGAACGGCGTCAACACCACGCCGGCGCAGCGCAACGAGATCGGCAACGCGATCATGAGCATGCACGCCAGCGGCGCGCGCACGCTCTCCGAGTTCTCGGTGACGATTCAGGACGAGGCGATCCGCGAGGCCATCAAGCAGTACACGGTGGACGGCTCGATGGGCCACCTGCTCGACGCCGAAGAGGACGGCCTGTCGCTGTCCGACTTCACGGTGTTCGAGATCGAAGAGCTGATGAACCTGGGCGAGAAGTTCGCGCTGCCGGTGCTGCTCTACCTGTTCCGCCGCATCGAGCGCGCACTGAAAGGCCAGCCCTCCGTCATCATCCTGGACGAAGCCTGGTTGATGCTGGGCCACCCCGCGTTCCGCGCCAAGATCAGGGAATGGCTCAAGGTGCTGCGCAAGGCCAACTGCCTTGTGCTGATGGCGACGCAAAGCCTCTCCGACGCGGCCAACTCGGGCATCTTGGACGTGATCGTGGAATCGACCGCGACCAAGATTTTCCTGCCTAACGTCTACGCCAGGGATGAGGACACATCGGCGCTCTATCGCCGTATGGGCCTCAACGCGCGTCAGATCGAAATCCTGGCGACTGCCATTCCGAAGCGTCAGTACTACTACGTCTCGGAGAACGGCCGCCGTCTCTATGACCTTGCCCTGGGGCCGATGGCCCTGGCCTTCGTCGGTGCGTCCGACAAGGAATCGGTCGCCACCATCAAGAGCCTCGAAGCCAAGTTCGGCCACGAATGGGTGCATGAGTGGCTGGCCGGCCGTGGGCTGAATCTCAACGACTACCTGGAGGCCGCATGA
- a CDS encoding conjugal transfer protein TrbF: MSIADTLKGLIFKKPANSAEPRDPRRSKEPLAGGRRAGEAENPYLAARRTWNDHVGSVVSQRQTWQVIGILSLLIALAGVGGVIHIGSQSKFIPYVVEVDKLGQTVAAGPVQAAGKADPRVIHAAVADWMSCARMVSPDVALQRKCVFKAYSMLAPNDPATPKMNEWLNGTPDSSPFKRAEKEMVSVEIKTVIPQTPDTWQVEWVETTRDRQGTLKGQPVTWRALVTTYIAEVTPNTTDEQLRNNPLSIYVRDYSWSRIQ; encoded by the coding sequence ATGAGCATCGCCGACACCCTCAAGGGCTTGATCTTCAAGAAGCCCGCCAACTCCGCCGAGCCGCGCGATCCGCGCCGCTCGAAGGAACCGCTCGCCGGCGGCCGCCGTGCGGGCGAGGCCGAGAACCCCTACCTGGCCGCGCGCCGCACCTGGAACGATCACGTGGGCAGCGTCGTCTCGCAGCGCCAAACCTGGCAGGTGATAGGCATCCTGTCGCTGTTGATCGCGCTGGCCGGCGTGGGTGGCGTGATCCACATCGGCAGCCAGTCGAAGTTCATCCCCTACGTGGTCGAGGTGGACAAGCTGGGCCAGACGGTGGCCGCCGGCCCGGTGCAGGCCGCAGGGAAGGCCGATCCGCGTGTCATCCACGCCGCCGTTGCGGACTGGATGAGCTGCGCGCGCATGGTGTCGCCTGACGTGGCCTTGCAGCGCAAGTGCGTGTTCAAGGCGTACTCGATGCTCGCCCCCAACGATCCGGCGACGCCAAAGATGAACGAGTGGTTGAACGGCACGCCCGATTCCAGCCCGTTCAAGCGCGCCGAGAAGGAAATGGTCAGCGTCGAGATCAAGACCGTCATCCCGCAAACGCCCGACACCTGGCAAGTCGAGTGGGTGGAAACCACGCGCGACCGCCAAGGCACGCTGAAAGGTCAGCCCGTCACCTGGCGCGCGCTCGTGACTACCTACATCGCCGAGGTCACGCCCAACACCACCGATGAGCAACTGCGGAACAACCCGTTGAGCATCTACGTGCGTGATTACTCCTGGTCCCGCATCCAATGA
- the trbG gene encoding P-type conjugative transfer protein TrbG, whose translation MKKTLSALIVGAAVAVPSLALAAPGDDIADKYFNKTNPTLTAQERAALAIAKRWEAGSATGIKPVAGSGGAIKFVYGAQQPSIVCAVLQVCDVALQPGEQVNSINLGDTARWTVEPAITGSGATEVQHLIIKPMDVGLETSLVVTTNRRSYHFRLRSHRTEYMPQVSFTYPEEAQAKWDAIQRREKQERTDNTLPATGEYLGDLSFDYELSGSASWKPVRVYNDGRKTIIEMPGTMQQTEAPTLLVVRKEGGLFTDDETVLVNYRVQGNRYIVDTVFDRAILIAGVGSSQDRVTISRRK comes from the coding sequence ATGAAGAAAACCCTCTCCGCTTTGATCGTGGGCGCTGCTGTGGCGGTGCCCTCCCTGGCTCTGGCCGCCCCTGGCGACGACATTGCCGACAAGTATTTCAACAAGACCAACCCGACGCTGACCGCTCAAGAGCGCGCGGCGCTCGCCATCGCCAAACGGTGGGAAGCGGGGTCGGCGACCGGCATCAAGCCGGTGGCCGGCTCGGGCGGTGCCATCAAGTTCGTGTACGGCGCGCAGCAGCCGAGCATCGTTTGCGCGGTGCTCCAGGTGTGCGACGTGGCCTTGCAGCCCGGCGAACAAGTGAACTCGATCAACCTGGGCGACACGGCCAGGTGGACGGTGGAACCGGCCATCACCGGCAGCGGCGCGACCGAGGTTCAGCACCTCATCATCAAGCCGATGGACGTGGGCCTCGAAACCAGCCTGGTTGTGACCACGAACCGCCGCAGCTACCACTTCCGCCTGCGCTCGCATCGCACCGAGTACATGCCGCAAGTCTCGTTCACGTACCCCGAGGAAGCGCAAGCCAAGTGGGACGCGATCCAGCGCCGCGAGAAGCAGGAACGCACCGACAACACCCTGCCGGCGACGGGCGAGTACCTGGGCGATCTCTCGTTCGACTATGAGCTGTCCGGGTCGGCGAGCTGGAAGCCTGTGCGCGTCTACAACGATGGCCGCAAGACCATCATCGAAATGCCCGGCACGATGCAGCAGACCGAAGCGCCGACGCTCCTGGTCGTGCGCAAAGAGGGCGGCTTGTTCACCGACGACGAAACGGTGCTGGTCAATTACCGCGTGCAGGGCAATCGCTACATCGTGGACACGGTGTTTGACCGCGCGATCCTGATTGCCGGTGTTGGCAGTAGCCAAGACCGCGTGACCATCAGCCGGAGGAAGTGA
- a CDS encoding conjugal transfer protein TrbH: MRKIVSLALLALALGLGGCATTSQYGNFVQSAALDQQKLATDAVQQLATLYAPARTRLELQQPTPDPFGQALVKSLRDKGYALLEYAPAGASTQAPASAASQASAPATTAASGGLPLRYVLDQAGDSNLYRLTLMVGNQSITRPYLAQNGTFAPAGYWVRKE, from the coding sequence ATGCGCAAGATCGTCTCTCTCGCGCTGCTCGCCCTCGCCCTGGGCCTCGGCGGCTGCGCAACCACCAGCCAGTACGGCAACTTCGTCCAGTCGGCCGCGCTCGATCAGCAGAAGCTCGCCACCGACGCGGTGCAGCAGCTCGCCACGCTGTACGCGCCGGCGCGCACGCGCCTGGAGCTGCAACAGCCGACGCCCGATCCGTTCGGCCAGGCGCTCGTCAAGTCGCTGCGCGACAAGGGCTATGCCCTCCTGGAGTACGCCCCGGCCGGCGCTTCCACGCAGGCCCCGGCCTCGGCGGCATCGCAGGCGAGCGCACCGGCCACCACGGCCGCGTCGGGCGGCCTGCCGTTGCGCTACGTGCTCGACCAGGCTGGCGACTCGAACCTGTACCGCCTGACCTTGATGGTCGGCAATCAATCCATCACCCGCCCTTACCTGGCGCAAAACGGCACGTTCGCGCCGGCCGGGTACTGGGTGCGCAAGGAGTGA
- a CDS encoding TrbI/VirB10 family protein codes for MTENADQMAPDASPGEVSKKAGVRRVNNMPMYILGGVLLSFVLVMALVAADRAAKQNAPADGPKEKAGNTSMFAKEIAGDKTGGLIEPASPLKVPDMPTGPASAPLEIARPSNPDAPPAPPANPGNPGQPVNDDEAQRIRMAKMQMFGEAVKAKTTVRVDAPRSNGSAPGGPSTYTGTPQTRDEMLNRIAAVQQQIDAQRSNDPTAAYQARLAQIRGMGVGGGGAAPAAGGMGAGGAPQLLQTSTSGGGRNSMAQFGQGGQGDRWKLDSQPEAPRTPFELRAGFVVPATLISGINSDLPGQIMAQVAQDVYDTPTGKHLLIPQGSRLVGSYSSDVAYGQARVLVAWQRIVFPDGKAMDIGAMPGADSAGYAGFHDQVNNHYVRLFGSAFLMSGVTAGITYSQRQNQATNTYGAPSASSALSEALGQQLGQVTAQLIAKNLSISPTLEIRPGYRFNVVVTKDMTFSKPYRSFDY; via the coding sequence ATGACAGAAAACGCCGATCAGATGGCACCTGACGCTTCGCCTGGCGAAGTGTCCAAGAAGGCGGGCGTCCGTCGCGTCAACAACATGCCCATGTACATCCTCGGCGGCGTCCTGCTGTCGTTCGTGCTGGTCATGGCCCTGGTCGCGGCGGATCGCGCGGCCAAGCAGAACGCGCCGGCGGACGGCCCCAAGGAGAAGGCCGGCAACACGTCGATGTTCGCCAAGGAGATCGCAGGCGACAAGACCGGCGGCTTGATCGAGCCGGCAAGCCCGCTCAAGGTGCCCGACATGCCGACCGGCCCGGCGTCGGCTCCGCTGGAGATCGCGCGGCCGTCCAACCCGGACGCGCCGCCGGCCCCGCCGGCCAACCCCGGCAACCCGGGCCAGCCGGTGAACGACGACGAGGCCCAGCGCATCCGCATGGCGAAGATGCAGATGTTCGGCGAAGCCGTGAAGGCCAAGACCACCGTGCGCGTGGATGCCCCGCGTAGCAACGGCTCCGCGCCGGGTGGCCCGAGCACCTACACCGGCACGCCGCAGACGCGCGATGAAATGCTGAACCGCATCGCAGCGGTGCAGCAGCAAATCGACGCGCAGCGCAGCAACGATCCGACCGCCGCCTATCAAGCACGCCTGGCGCAGATTCGCGGCATGGGCGTCGGTGGTGGCGGCGCGGCTCCGGCCGCCGGCGGCATGGGCGCGGGCGGTGCGCCGCAGCTCCTGCAAACCTCGACCAGCGGCGGCGGGCGCAACAGCATGGCGCAGTTCGGCCAAGGTGGGCAGGGCGACCGCTGGAAGCTGGATTCGCAGCCGGAAGCGCCGCGCACACCGTTCGAGCTGCGCGCGGGCTTCGTCGTGCCGGCCACGCTCATTTCGGGCATCAACTCCGATCTGCCGGGCCAAATCATGGCCCAGGTCGCGCAGGACGTGTACGACACACCGACCGGCAAGCACCTGTTGATCCCGCAGGGATCGCGCCTCGTCGGCTCGTATTCGAGCGACGTGGCCTACGGCCAAGCGCGCGTGCTGGTTGCGTGGCAACGCATCGTGTTCCCCGATGGCAAGGCGATGGACATTGGCGCGATGCCAGGCGCGGACAGCGCGGGATACGCGGGCTTCCACGACCAGGTGAACAACCACTATGTGCGCCTGTTCGGCTCGGCCTTCCTCATGTCCGGCGTGACAGCAGGCATCACCTACAGCCAACGCCAGAACCAGGCCACAAACACCTATGGCGCACCGAGCGCCAGCAGTGCCCTAAGCGAAGCCCTCGGCCAGCAGCTCGGCCAGGTTACGGCGCAACTCATCGCCAAGAACCTGAGCATTTCGCCGACGCTGGAAATTCGGCCGGGGTATCGCTTCAACGTCGTGGTCACGAAGGACATGACGTTTTCCAAGCCGTACCGTTCCTTCGATTACTAA
- the trbJ gene encoding P-type conjugative transfer protein TrbJ encodes MKPKFLAAKLALVIAVSSTLAVTPVQAGIPVIDGTNLSQNIMTAIESVAQTLKQIEQYSTQLQQYQNQLQNTMAPAAYIWDQAQSTINGLMNAVNTLDYYKTQLGSLDSYIGKFQDVNYYKNSPCFTAAGCSDAERAALRNVAQLASESQKKANDALFKGLDRQQTNLTADAATLQRLQSAAQGAQGQMQAIGYANQLASQQANQLLQIRGLLIAQQNAMATKMQADADKEAQQAAAAAQLRQGSYRASPARTW; translated from the coding sequence ATGAAGCCGAAGTTTTTAGCCGCTAAATTGGCCCTCGTCATTGCTGTTTCGAGCACGCTGGCGGTCACACCTGTGCAGGCTGGCATCCCCGTCATCGACGGCACCAACCTGTCGCAGAACATCATGACGGCCATCGAATCGGTGGCCCAGACGCTCAAGCAAATTGAGCAGTACAGCACCCAGCTCCAGCAGTATCAAAACCAACTCCAGAACACGATGGCCCCGGCCGCGTATATCTGGGATCAGGCGCAATCGACCATCAACGGGTTGATGAACGCGGTCAACACGCTGGATTACTACAAGACCCAACTCGGCAGCCTGGACAGCTACATCGGCAAGTTCCAGGACGTGAACTACTACAAGAACTCGCCGTGCTTTACGGCGGCAGGGTGCTCCGACGCGGAACGCGCAGCACTTCGGAATGTGGCCCAGCTCGCGAGCGAGTCGCAGAAGAAGGCCAACGATGCCTTGTTCAAGGGCCTCGATAGGCAGCAAACGAATCTCACGGCCGATGCAGCGACGTTGCAGCGTCTTCAATCGGCAGCGCAGGGCGCGCAGGGCCAAATGCAGGCCATCGGCTACGCCAACCAGCTCGCCAGCCAGCAGGCCAACCAGCTCTTGCAGATTCGTGGCCTGCTGATCGCGCAGCAGAACGCGATGGCAACCAAGATGCAGGCCGACGCCGACAAGGAAGCCCAGCAGGCGGCAGCGGCCGCACAACTGCGCCAGGGCAGCTACCGGGCCAGCCCGGCGCGCACCTGGTAA
- the trbK gene encoding entry exclusion lipoprotein TrbK — MKAIKALSLASAALVAALVAGCDNKPATAPMPEVNDENCKPENIAKIEDKGVQQAFSSLCLRRGGDFKPSPKREW, encoded by the coding sequence ATGAAAGCAATCAAGGCTCTGTCCTTGGCCTCGGCCGCCCTCGTGGCGGCCTTGGTCGCCGGCTGCGACAACAAGCCGGCCACGGCCCCCATGCCGGAAGTGAACGACGAGAACTGCAAGCCCGAGAACATCGCCAAGATCGAGGACAAGGGCGTCCAGCAGGCTTTTTCGTCGCTGTGCTTGCGTCGTGGTGGGGATTTCAAGCCCAGCCCGAAACGCGAATGGTGA
- the trbL gene encoding P-type conjugative transfer protein TrbL, with amino-acid sequence MRMPANLKTLALPLFVWLAFFAVDAHAAIDNAGVFDSVLDRYQAAASGWAGVITTAATWLFWTLVVISMVWTFGMMALRKADIGEFFAEFVRFTIFTGFFWWALTNGPNFASSIYASLRQLAGNATGLGNALSPSGIVDVGFAIFDKVMDQSSVWSPVDSMAGILMAVAILVILALVGVNMLLLLASGWVLAYGGVFFLGFGGSRWTSDMAINYYKVVLGVAAQLFAMVLLVGIGKTFLDDYYSRMSAGISLKEMGVMLIVVIILLALVNKIPPLIAGIITGASVGGAGIGQFGAGAALGAAGMAAAAAATGGAALAAGAASAAGGASAVMAAFSKANENVSAGTDVMSAFSGGGSSGGGAGGGGDAGTGSTPFAQAAGFSGSSGGGSSSGGGSPSTGSSSGSSKGGDKGGGKADAGGQGSSSTASTGSSADKAAKNEPKPAGGAGQGQQAAPGSTGPGLLASAASALGTAGRIAADAGANLAKGTADVAKAKAASLREAAAERIADTTGGKIAAAIKAQGSGTAENIDVPDQQPAPSFGDNSLAGGPADADPESEVAAFANREQGRDGTTA; translated from the coding sequence ATGAGAATGCCAGCCAATCTAAAAACCCTCGCCCTGCCGCTGTTCGTCTGGCTGGCGTTCTTCGCGGTCGATGCCCACGCGGCCATCGACAACGCCGGCGTGTTCGATAGCGTGCTGGATCGCTACCAGGCCGCCGCGAGCGGCTGGGCCGGTGTCATCACCACGGCCGCAACCTGGCTCTTCTGGACGCTGGTTGTGATCTCGATGGTCTGGACGTTCGGCATGATGGCCTTGCGCAAGGCCGACATTGGCGAGTTCTTCGCGGAGTTCGTCCGCTTCACGATCTTTACCGGCTTCTTCTGGTGGGCGCTAACCAACGGCCCTAACTTCGCCTCGTCCATCTATGCGTCGTTGCGGCAGCTCGCCGGCAACGCGACGGGCCTGGGCAATGCTCTGTCGCCCTCGGGCATCGTGGACGTGGGCTTTGCGATCTTCGACAAGGTGATGGATCAGTCCTCGGTGTGGTCGCCGGTGGACAGCATGGCCGGCATCCTCATGGCCGTGGCGATCCTGGTCATCCTGGCCCTGGTCGGTGTGAATATGCTTCTGCTGCTCGCGTCGGGCTGGGTGCTCGCCTACGGCGGCGTGTTCTTCCTCGGCTTCGGTGGTTCGCGCTGGACTTCCGACATGGCGATCAACTACTACAAGGTCGTCCTGGGCGTGGCCGCGCAGCTCTTCGCAATGGTGCTCCTGGTGGGCATCGGCAAGACCTTCCTCGATGACTACTACTCGCGCATGAGCGCCGGCATCAGCCTCAAGGAAATGGGCGTGATGCTGATCGTCGTCATCATCCTCTTGGCGTTGGTCAACAAGATTCCGCCGCTCATCGCCGGGATCATCACCGGCGCGAGCGTGGGCGGTGCCGGCATCGGCCAGTTCGGTGCAGGTGCTGCGTTGGGTGCCGCAGGCATGGCAGCAGCAGCGGCCGCGACCGGCGGCGCCGCTCTGGCCGCCGGCGCAGCCTCGGCCGCCGGTGGTGCCTCTGCCGTCATGGCCGCCTTCTCGAAGGCCAATGAGAACGTGTCGGCAGGCACGGACGTTATGTCGGCCTTCTCGGGCGGCGGCAGCTCGGGCGGCGGTGCGGGCGGCGGCGGCGACGCCGGCACCGGCAGCACGCCCTTCGCTCAGGCTGCGGGCTTTAGCGGCAGCTCCGGCGGTGGCTCTTCGTCGGGTGGCGGCAGCCCCTCGACCGGCAGCAGCTCGGGCAGCTCGAAGGGCGGCGATAAGGGCGGCGGCAAAGCCGACGCCGGCGGCCAGGGCAGCAGCTCGACGGCCAGCACCGGCAGCAGTGCCGACAAGGCCGCCAAGAACGAACCCAAGCCCGCCGGCGGGGCAGGGCAAGGGCAGCAGGCCGCACCGGGCAGCACCGGCCCCGGCTTGCTCGCATCGGCCGCATCGGCCCTCGGCACGGCCGGCCGCATCGCCGCCGACGCCGGCGCGAACTTGGCGAAGGGAACCGCCGATGTTGCCAAGGCCAAAGCCGCGAGCCTGCGCGAAGCCGCAGCCGAGCGGATCGCCGACACCACTGGCGGAAAGATCGCCGCCGCGATCAAGGCGCAAGGAAGCGGCACGGCCGAGAACATCGACGTGCCCGACCAGCAGCCCGCGCCGAGCTTCGGCGACAACAGCCTGGCAGGCGGCCCTGCCGATGCCGATCCCGAGTCCGAAGTAGCTGCGTTCGCCAACCGCGAGCAAGGCCGCGACGGCACAACTGCGTAA
- a CDS encoding TrbM/KikA/MpfK family conjugal transfer protein, whose protein sequence is MKKKLFALAALVAALGSTAGTASAQDVLTGDTRLACEAILCLSSGTRPSECTPSLSRYFNITKRKLSDTIRARLNFLQLCPVASQTPEMQSLVSAISRGAGRCDAQSLNSTLVMWTGGYDDGRTYISNQLPDYCGAYTGHAYTDFASSGTLPRYVGTPERGGYWVEARDYDRALAEYNERIRREDEERRRQSWLN, encoded by the coding sequence ATGAAGAAGAAACTGTTTGCCCTGGCCGCCCTCGTGGCAGCCCTCGGATCGACCGCCGGCACGGCCAGCGCGCAAGACGTGCTGACCGGCGACACGCGCCTGGCCTGCGAGGCGATCCTGTGCCTGTCGTCGGGCACGCGCCCGAGCGAATGCACGCCGTCGCTGTCGCGGTACTTCAACATCACGAAGCGCAAGCTGTCGGACACGATCCGCGCCCGCCTGAACTTCCTCCAGCTTTGCCCGGTGGCGAGCCAGACGCCGGAAATGCAGTCGCTCGTGTCGGCGATCTCGCGCGGCGCTGGCCGGTGCGACGCGCAGTCGCTGAACTCGACGTTGGTGATGTGGACGGGCGGCTACGACGATGGGCGCACGTACATCAGCAACCAGTTGCCTGACTACTGCGGGGCCTACACCGGCCACGCCTACACCGACTTCGCCAGCAGCGGCACGCTGCCGCGCTATGTCGGGACGCCAGAGCGGGGCGGGTATTGGGTCGAAGCGCGCGACTATGACCGCGCCTTGGCCGAGTACAACGAACGCATCCGGCGCGAGGACGAAGAGCGCCGCCGTCAGTCCTGGCTGAACTGA
- a CDS encoding transglycosylase SLT domain-containing protein, producing MPFFADLPPQLQERVVCSISAAVKYEVPVNIVLAVAEKEGGKPGQWVRNSNGTHDVGPMQFNTAYLGDLARYGITANDVAAAGCYSFDLAAWRLRMHIRNDKGDLWTKAANYHSRTPQYNAVYRADLMRKASKWADWLEARFVTLDVTKAGATPSTPSQPATVAQRATPAARPAPAPQQAAPAAAAARSVSVAGYVPRTVSFNTSREGSAE from the coding sequence ATGCCGTTCTTCGCCGATCTGCCGCCGCAGCTCCAGGAGCGCGTCGTCTGCTCGATCTCGGCCGCCGTCAAGTACGAGGTGCCGGTCAACATCGTGTTGGCCGTCGCCGAGAAAGAGGGCGGCAAGCCGGGCCAGTGGGTGCGCAACTCGAATGGCACGCATGACGTTGGCCCGATGCAGTTCAACACCGCGTACCTGGGCGACCTGGCCCGATACGGCATCACGGCGAACGATGTGGCGGCTGCCGGCTGCTACTCGTTCGACCTGGCCGCCTGGCGGCTGCGGATGCACATCCGCAACGACAAGGGCGACCTCTGGACGAAGGCGGCGAACTACCACTCGCGCACGCCGCAGTACAACGCGGTGTACCGGGCCGACTTGATGCGCAAGGCGTCGAAGTGGGCCGATTGGCTCGAAGCTCGGTTCGTCACGCTTGACGTGACGAAGGCCGGGGCCACGCCCTCGACGCCCAGCCAGCCCGCGACGGTGGCCCAGCGGGCGACGCCGGCGGCCAGGCCGGCACCAGCACCCCAGCAGGCCGCCCCAGCGGCCGCAGCAGCTCGCAGCGTGTCGGTGGCCGGCTACGTGCCCCGCACGGTGTCTTTCAACACTTCACGCGAGGGGTCGGCCGAGTAG